Proteins co-encoded in one Gossypium arboreum isolate Shixiya-1 chromosome 11, ASM2569848v2, whole genome shotgun sequence genomic window:
- the LOC108488371 gene encoding actin-depolymerizing factor-like isoform X1 — MCHFHFVKYFTISNSLPWLALHFSHSSVSFFFNLNFTKLPCRLQDWPNATSGMCAAGHAKDTFLELKRKKIYRYLVFRIDEKKRKVVVEKTGDPAETYDDFTASLPENDCRYAVYDFDFVTSDNCQKSKIFFIAWSPSSSRIRSKVLYATSKHGLREELDGIHYEIQATDPTEMDLEVLKDRAN; from the exons ATGTGTCATTTTCATTTTGTCAAATATTTTACAATTTCCAACTCGTTACCCTGGCTCGCTCTTCATTTCTCTCATTCCTcggtttcttttttctttaatctgaACTTCACTAAGCTGCCATGTCGTTTACAGGACTGG CCAAATGCCACATCTGGCATGTGCGCTGCCGGTCACGCCAAGGATACATTTTTGGAactgaaaaggaagaaaatttaCCGCTATTTGGTATTTAGGATcgatgagaagaaaagaaaagttgtGGTTGAGAAAACTGGTGATCCAGCTGAGACTTATGATGACTTCACTGCATCTCTTCCCGAGAATGATTGTCGATATGCTGTATATGACTTCGATTTTGTTACTTCTGACAATTGCCAAAAGAGCAAGATTTTCTTCATTGCATG GTCCCCTTCATCATCTCGAATCCGTTCAAAAGTGCTCTACGCCACTTCAAAACACGGGCTTCGAGAGGAACTGGATGGTATCCACTATGAGATTCAGGCAACTGACCCTACAGAGATGGATCTTGAAGTGCTGAAGGACCGTGCTAACTGA
- the LOC108488371 gene encoding actin-depolymerizing factor-like isoform X2 codes for MSFTGLGRPNATSGMCAAGHAKDTFLELKRKKIYRYLVFRIDEKKRKVVVEKTGDPAETYDDFTASLPENDCRYAVYDFDFVTSDNCQKSKIFFIAWSPSSSRIRSKVLYATSKHGLREELDGIHYEIQATDPTEMDLEVLKDRAN; via the exons ATGTCGTTTACAGGACTGGGTCGG CCAAATGCCACATCTGGCATGTGCGCTGCCGGTCACGCCAAGGATACATTTTTGGAactgaaaaggaagaaaatttaCCGCTATTTGGTATTTAGGATcgatgagaagaaaagaaaagttgtGGTTGAGAAAACTGGTGATCCAGCTGAGACTTATGATGACTTCACTGCATCTCTTCCCGAGAATGATTGTCGATATGCTGTATATGACTTCGATTTTGTTACTTCTGACAATTGCCAAAAGAGCAAGATTTTCTTCATTGCATG GTCCCCTTCATCATCTCGAATCCGTTCAAAAGTGCTCTACGCCACTTCAAAACACGGGCTTCGAGAGGAACTGGATGGTATCCACTATGAGATTCAGGCAACTGACCCTACAGAGATGGATCTTGAAGTGCTGAAGGACCGTGCTAACTGA